In one Sphingobium indicum B90A genomic region, the following are encoded:
- a CDS encoding glycine zipper 2TM domain-containing protein has translation MKTKFLINLGAALAMGAASLAVTATPAMARDGWGRHYERGDYYRGDRGYRGYRDGYYRGGGYYRGDRYYRGYRGYRGGYRCRDNGTGGTIIGAIAGGLLGNEVGKGSGRYGRRGDGTTGAIIGAGVGALAGRAIDRDC, from the coding sequence ATGAAGACGAAGTTTCTGATCAATCTGGGGGCGGCGCTGGCGATGGGCGCTGCCTCTCTTGCCGTCACCGCAACGCCGGCCATGGCCCGCGACGGTTGGGGCCGCCATTATGAACGCGGCGACTATTATCGCGGCGACCGGGGTTATCGCGGCTATCGCGACGGCTATTACCGGGGCGGCGGCTATTATCGCGGCGATCGCTATTATCGGGGCTATCGCGGCTATCGCGGCGGCTATCGCTGCCGGGACAACGGCACGGGCGGCACCATCATCGGCGCGATCGCCGGCGGGCTGCTGGGCAACGAAGTGGGCAAGGGCAGCGGCCGCTATGGCCGTCGCGGCGACGGCACCACGGGCGCCATCATCGGCGCGGGCGTGGGCGCGTTGGCCGGGCGGGCGATCGACCGGGATTGCTGA
- the rpmB gene encoding 50S ribosomal protein L28, producing the protein MSRICELTGKGRQVGHNVSHANNKTKRVFLPNLQNVSLISEALETTVKLRVSTHGLRSVEHNGGLDNWLLKTSDDKLSLKARRLKRDIAKKKAAVAA; encoded by the coding sequence ATGTCGCGCATTTGCGAGCTGACCGGCAAGGGTCGCCAGGTGGGTCACAATGTTTCCCACGCCAATAACAAGACCAAGCGCGTGTTCCTGCCCAACCTGCAGAACGTGTCGCTGATCTCCGAAGCGCTGGAAACGACCGTGAAGCTGCGCGTGTCAACCCATGGCCTGCGTTCGGTCGAGCATAATGGCGGCCTGGACAACTGGCTGCTGAAGACCAGCGACGACAAGCTGTCGCTGAAGGCCCGCCGCCTGAAGCGCGACATCGCGAAGAAGAAGGCTGCCGTCGCGGCCTGA
- a CDS encoding serine hydrolase has translation MIISKEGRGGRPNGGGPNGGRGGWGRPVLLMAALSACVSAPQQPYAAVQQRPQPSTATFPIKPVANPPKPFEALKVDQRETPPPGLVSVVRNLGQSFNGKVGIAVRRIGSDWTVAWNGNLLFPQQSVSKLWVSMTFLDAVDRGKIRLSDSTTITKKDLTLFHQPTAALVGNSGWTTTYSDLMRRAMTQSDNTANDALLRAVGGPDAVRGYLARRYIKDIRFGPGERLLQSTTAGLEWRQDYSIGRNFYAARARLPMAVRQKALDNYLASPPDGAAPSSIVQALAKLKQNDMLSPASSQLLMSIMSEAKTGPQRIKGGVPAGWHYLHKTGTGQELGARSTGFNDIGIMTAPDGTSYAVAVMIGSTTEPIPTRWQLMQAVAKAVAANHEAR, from the coding sequence ATGATCATTTCCAAGGAAGGGCGCGGCGGGCGTCCAAATGGCGGCGGCCCGAATGGCGGCAGGGGCGGCTGGGGCCGTCCCGTGCTGTTGATGGCGGCGCTTTCGGCCTGCGTCAGCGCGCCGCAGCAACCCTATGCGGCGGTCCAGCAGCGGCCGCAGCCCTCCACCGCGACCTTCCCGATCAAGCCGGTCGCCAATCCGCCCAAGCCCTTCGAGGCGCTGAAGGTCGACCAGCGGGAAACCCCGCCGCCCGGACTGGTCAGCGTGGTCCGCAATCTGGGGCAAAGCTTCAACGGCAAGGTCGGCATCGCCGTGCGCCGCATCGGCAGCGACTGGACGGTCGCGTGGAACGGCAATCTGCTCTTCCCGCAGCAGAGCGTGTCGAAACTGTGGGTGTCGATGACCTTCCTCGACGCGGTGGACCGGGGCAAGATCCGCCTGAGCGACAGCACCACCATAACGAAGAAGGATCTGACCCTCTTCCACCAGCCGACCGCCGCGCTGGTGGGCAATTCGGGCTGGACGACCACCTATTCCGACCTGATGCGCCGCGCCATGACGCAGAGCGACAATACCGCCAACGACGCGCTGCTGCGCGCCGTCGGCGGGCCGGACGCGGTGCGCGGCTATCTGGCGCGTCGCTACATCAAGGACATCCGCTTCGGCCCCGGCGAGCGGCTGCTGCAATCCACGACGGCGGGGCTGGAATGGCGGCAGGATTATTCCATCGGCCGCAATTTCTACGCGGCGCGGGCCAGGCTGCCCATGGCGGTGCGGCAGAAGGCGCTGGACAATTATCTCGCCAGCCCGCCGGACGGGGCCGCGCCCTCCTCCATCGTGCAGGCTCTGGCGAAGTTGAAGCAGAACGACATGCTCTCGCCCGCGTCGTCGCAACTGCTGATGTCGATCATGAGCGAGGCGAAGACCGGGCCGCAACGGATAAAGGGCGGCGTGCCGGCGGGCTGGCATTATCTGCACAAGACCGGCACGGGGCAGGAACTGGGCGCGCGGTCGACCGGGTTCAACGACATCGGCATCATGACCGCGCCGGACGGCACCAGCTATGCGGTGGCGGTGATGATCGGCAGCACCACCGAGCCGATCCCCACGCGCTGGCAGTTGATGCAGGCGGTGGCGAAGGCGGTCGCGGCGAACCACGAGGCGCGGTGA
- a CDS encoding alpha/beta fold hydrolase, which translates to MMNRRTMMRGAAALIAGGMLPAKAWAAPFVSRRIAVTVRGAGRDVVLIAGLASGPGLWNGVVGALPGYRWHLVHVRGFAGLPADANASGPLVQPLADEIARYIAAAGLDRPAIVGHSMGGTLAMMLGLKGLAGRLMVVDMLPEGAAMVGGTAQGLGFLADQLGQYFTGTKAGRAYLAQMLAEMPGARGSDPDVIANALRDLANVDLGPQLARLTAPMEVVYAVGGDAKQAGEIGRTFRTAYAAKRGVRLVPIGPSGHVVMADQPARFNAVLGDFLKTV; encoded by the coding sequence ATGATGAACCGGCGAACCATGATGCGGGGCGCGGCGGCGCTGATCGCTGGCGGCATGCTGCCCGCGAAGGCCTGGGCGGCGCCCTTCGTCTCCCGCCGGATCGCGGTGACGGTGCGGGGGGCCGGGCGCGACGTCGTGCTGATCGCCGGGCTGGCGAGCGGGCCGGGGCTGTGGAACGGAGTGGTCGGCGCGCTGCCCGGCTATCGCTGGCATCTGGTCCATGTGCGGGGTTTCGCGGGCCTGCCCGCCGACGCCAACGCCAGCGGCCCGCTGGTCCAGCCGCTGGCGGACGAGATCGCCCGCTATATCGCGGCGGCGGGGCTGGACCGGCCCGCCATCGTCGGCCACAGCATGGGCGGCACGCTGGCGATGATGCTGGGTTTGAAGGGGCTGGCCGGGCGGCTGATGGTGGTCGACATGCTGCCCGAAGGGGCGGCGATGGTCGGCGGCACGGCGCAGGGGCTGGGCTTCCTGGCCGACCAGCTAGGCCAATATTTCACGGGGACAAAGGCGGGACGCGCCTATCTGGCGCAGATGCTGGCGGAAATGCCGGGGGCCAGGGGCAGCGATCCGGACGTGATCGCCAATGCGCTGCGCGACCTCGCCAACGTCGACCTTGGCCCGCAACTGGCGCGGCTGACCGCGCCGATGGAGGTGGTCTATGCCGTGGGCGGCGACGCGAAGCAGGCGGGCGAGATCGGCCGCACCTTCCGCACGGCCTATGCCGCCAAGCGCGGCGTTCGGCTGGTGCCCATCGGTCCCAGCGGCCATGTCGTCATGGCGGACCAGCCTGCGCGCTTCAACGCGGTGCTGGGCGATTTTCTGAAGACGGTTTGA
- a CDS encoding esterase-like activity of phytase family protein: MRRILIVLLLAILLLPAPHKNKPEPFGPGPLLVRARPLPLNAADPGQRDLGPLHYLGGWQLSSAHHGFGGISSLLAEPDGQILALSDSGTLMGFHVGSGRGERRPFIAPLPIRPQDRDRPWWAWDSEAMARDPATGRYWVGFELQQMVCRYSPGFARVEACRTWPEMEAWPETGSIESLARLPDGRFLVLAEMGMTADGSHDALLFAGDPAEAATAHPMHLRYVPPRGYRPTDAVALDKRHVLVLNRRLTLQSLFTATLAMVELPERPRPGDRLKARALARLAPPLLADNFEGLAVTREGGRRIVWIASDDNHEFFQRTLLLKFGLDWE, encoded by the coding sequence ATGCGCCGAATCCTGATCGTCCTGCTGCTCGCGATCCTGCTGCTTCCCGCGCCGCACAAGAACAAGCCCGAACCCTTCGGCCCCGGCCCACTGCTGGTGAGGGCGCGCCCCCTGCCGCTGAACGCCGCCGATCCCGGCCAGCGCGACCTGGGGCCGCTTCATTATCTGGGCGGATGGCAATTGAGCAGCGCGCATCATGGGTTTGGCGGCATATCGTCCCTGCTGGCGGAACCGGACGGGCAGATTTTGGCGCTGAGCGATTCCGGCACGCTGATGGGGTTCCACGTCGGTTCCGGCAGGGGGGAGCGGCGGCCGTTCATCGCCCCCCTCCCCATCCGGCCGCAGGACCGCGACCGCCCCTGGTGGGCCTGGGATTCAGAAGCGATGGCCCGCGACCCCGCCACCGGGCGCTATTGGGTGGGTTTCGAATTGCAGCAGATGGTCTGCCGCTATTCGCCCGGCTTCGCCCGCGTGGAGGCCTGCCGCACCTGGCCGGAGATGGAGGCCTGGCCCGAAACCGGATCGATCGAATCGCTGGCGCGGCTGCCCGATGGGCGTTTCCTGGTGCTGGCGGAAATGGGCATGACCGCCGACGGCAGCCACGACGCGCTGCTGTTCGCGGGCGACCCGGCGGAGGCCGCGACCGCGCACCCCATGCACCTGCGCTATGTGCCGCCGCGGGGCTATCGCCCGACCGACGCGGTGGCGCTGGACAAGCGGCATGTGCTGGTGCTCAACCGGCGGCTGACCCTGCAATCCTTGTTCACCGCGACGCTGGCGATGGTCGAACTGCCGGAACGGCCGCGCCCCGGCGACCGACTGAAGGCGCGGGCGCTGGCCCGGCTGGCGCCGCCGCTGCTGGCCGACAATTTCGAAGGGCTGGCCGTGACGCGGGAGGGCGGGCGCCGGATCGTCTGGATCGCGTCCGATGACAATCATGAATTCTTCCAGCGGACTTTGCTGCTGAAATTCGGGTTGGATTGGGAATAA
- a CDS encoding ArsR/SmtB family transcription factor, which translates to MSAALDIFRALGDPTRLRIIHLLRAMELAVGEIAQVVGQSQPRVSRHVRILAEADLVERRKEGNWVFLRLGKKAEIAPFLTLFDQLVPSEGELLWQKADLARLAAVRADRAQAAESYFAEHAEEWDAIRSLHVPEGDVEAAMTALLAAEPIGHLLDIGTGTGRMIELFGPSADQVTALDRSPDMLRLARAKLPEDAGDKYALVLGDFGALPLEPGSADTVVLHQVLHYAQAPEAVIEEAARVTAAGGRVLIADFAAHEREELRLRDQHARLGFSDDQIESWFADAGLELERVEVLPGQELTVQLWLGRRRGARVLPIEGRLSA; encoded by the coding sequence ATGAGCGCGGCACTCGACATTTTCCGGGCATTGGGCGATCCCACGCGGCTGCGCATCATCCATCTGTTGCGCGCCATGGAACTGGCCGTGGGCGAGATCGCGCAGGTCGTCGGGCAAAGCCAGCCCCGCGTGTCGCGCCATGTCCGCATCCTGGCCGAAGCCGATCTGGTCGAACGGCGCAAGGAAGGCAATTGGGTTTTCCTGCGCCTGGGCAAAAAGGCGGAAATCGCGCCTTTCCTGACGCTTTTCGACCAGCTTGTCCCGTCGGAGGGCGAATTGCTGTGGCAGAAGGCGGACCTGGCCCGGCTGGCCGCGGTGCGGGCGGACCGCGCCCAGGCGGCGGAAAGCTATTTCGCCGAACATGCCGAGGAATGGGACGCGATCCGGTCGCTCCACGTGCCGGAGGGGGATGTGGAGGCGGCGATGACCGCGTTGCTGGCGGCGGAACCCATCGGCCATCTGCTCGACATCGGCACCGGCACCGGGCGCATGATCGAATTGTTCGGCCCGTCGGCGGACCAGGTGACGGCGCTGGACCGCAGCCCCGACATGTTGCGGCTGGCCCGCGCCAAGCTGCCGGAGGATGCGGGCGACAAATATGCGCTGGTGCTGGGCGATTTCGGCGCGCTGCCGCTGGAGCCGGGCAGCGCCGACACGGTGGTGCTGCATCAGGTGCTGCACTATGCGCAGGCGCCCGAAGCGGTGATCGAGGAAGCGGCGCGGGTGACGGCGGCGGGCGGCCGCGTCCTGATCGCCGATTTCGCGGCGCATGAACGGGAGGAACTGCGGCTGCGCGACCAGCATGCGCGCCTGGGCTTTTCCGACGATCAGATCGAAAGCTGGTTCGCGGACGCGGGCCTGGAACTGGAGCGGGTGGAGGTGCTGCCCGGCCAGGAACTGACGGTGCAATTATGGCTGGGGCGGCGCCGCGGCGCGCGCGTCCTGCCTATCGAAGGACGACTTTCCGCATGA
- the metF gene encoding methylenetetrahydrofolate reductase — MTLGFPSVEAAQAWQAPLYADLAGDVNVSFEFFPPKSEKMEEQLWSAIQTLTPLGPKFVSVTYGAGGSTRERTHNTVARIAKETPLSAAAHLTCVAASRAEIDEVADAYWEAGVRHIVALRGDPPEMGAKFEPHPEGYKGAAELVEGLRKRHLFEISVAAYPETHPDAQSAQSDIDNLKRKLDAGATRAITQFFFEPDTFFRFRDAVAAAGIDADIIPGIMPVSNFAAVQRMSAMCNTDVPGWMGKLFEGLDDHAAARQLVSATLAAELCRKLYAGGVRDFHFYTLNRAELSYAICHLLGLRPVATNAV, encoded by the coding sequence ATGACCCTTGGTTTCCCCTCCGTCGAAGCGGCCCAGGCCTGGCAGGCGCCGCTCTACGCCGATCTGGCGGGCGACGTGAATGTGAGCTTCGAATTCTTCCCCCCCAAGTCGGAGAAGATGGAGGAGCAGCTATGGTCCGCCATCCAGACGCTGACGCCGCTCGGCCCGAAATTCGTGTCCGTCACCTATGGCGCGGGCGGGTCGACGCGGGAGCGGACGCACAACACGGTGGCCCGGATCGCGAAGGAAACGCCCCTGTCGGCGGCGGCGCACCTGACCTGCGTGGCGGCGAGCCGAGCTGAAATCGACGAGGTGGCCGACGCCTATTGGGAAGCGGGCGTGCGGCATATCGTGGCCCTGCGCGGCGATCCGCCGGAAATGGGCGCGAAGTTCGAACCGCATCCGGAAGGCTACAAGGGCGCGGCCGAACTGGTCGAGGGATTGCGCAAGCGTCACCTGTTCGAGATTTCCGTGGCCGCCTATCCCGAAACCCATCCCGACGCGCAGAGCGCGCAGAGCGACATCGACAATTTGAAGCGCAAGCTGGACGCGGGCGCGACGCGGGCGATCACCCAATTCTTCTTCGAGCCGGACACCTTCTTCCGCTTCCGCGACGCGGTTGCGGCGGCGGGGATCGACGCGGACATCATCCCCGGCATCATGCCGGTCAGCAATTTCGCGGCGGTCCAGCGCATGTCGGCCATGTGCAACACCGACGTGCCGGGCTGGATGGGCAAGCTGTTCGAGGGGCTGGACGACCATGCGGCGGCCCGGCAACTCGTGTCCGCGACGCTGGCGGCGGAACTGTGCCGCAAACTCTATGCGGGCGGGGTGCGCGACTTTCATTTCTACACGCTCAACCGGGCGGAACTGAGCTATGCGATCTGCCATCTGCTGGGGTTGCGGCCGGTGGCGACAAATGCGGTTTGA
- a CDS encoding homocysteine S-methyltransferase family protein, with the protein MTPEQQFRAVAAEKIMIFDGGYGTSIQKHGLTEADYRGSLDLAKDQKGNNDLLCLTRPDIVEGIHAAYLDAGADMIETNTFSSTKIAMADYGCEHLVRDINVAAAQIARKACEAASAKDGRPRFVAGSIGPTNKTLSISPDVNDPAYREVDYDTLKADYREQCDALIEGGVDFLLVETCFDTLNAKAAGMAAREAEAGAGRPVPLMLSFTITDMSGRNLSGHTINAFWYSLRHLKPLTIGVNCAFGADLLRPYLSELAKNADTLILAYPNAGLPNELGQYDELPETTAKLIRQWVDEGLVNMVGGCCGTTPAHIGAVAKALAGQKPRQVPELPVVTRLAGLEPMHIAA; encoded by the coding sequence ATGACGCCCGAACAACAATTCCGCGCCGTGGCGGCGGAAAAGATCATGATCTTCGACGGCGGCTACGGCACGTCGATCCAGAAGCACGGCCTGACAGAGGCGGATTATCGCGGGTCGCTCGACCTGGCGAAGGACCAGAAGGGCAATAACGACCTCCTGTGCCTGACCCGCCCGGACATCGTGGAGGGCATCCACGCCGCCTATCTGGATGCCGGCGCGGACATGATCGAAACCAACACCTTCTCCTCCACCAAGATCGCCATGGCCGATTATGGCTGCGAGCATCTGGTGCGGGACATCAACGTCGCCGCCGCGCAAATCGCCCGCAAGGCATGCGAAGCCGCGAGCGCGAAGGACGGCCGCCCGCGCTTCGTGGCCGGGTCCATCGGCCCGACGAACAAGACCCTGTCGATTTCGCCCGACGTCAACGACCCCGCCTATCGGGAGGTCGACTATGACACGCTGAAGGCCGACTATCGCGAACAATGCGACGCGCTGATCGAGGGCGGGGTGGATTTCCTGCTGGTGGAAACCTGCTTCGACACGCTGAACGCCAAGGCGGCGGGCATGGCGGCGCGGGAGGCGGAGGCGGGGGCCGGACGGCCCGTGCCGCTGATGCTGAGCTTCACCATCACCGACATGTCGGGCCGCAACCTGTCCGGCCATACGATCAACGCCTTCTGGTATTCGCTGCGGCATTTGAAGCCGCTGACCATCGGCGTGAACTGCGCCTTCGGGGCGGACCTGCTGCGGCCTTATCTCAGCGAACTGGCGAAGAATGCCGACACGCTGATCCTGGCCTATCCCAATGCGGGCCTGCCCAACGAACTGGGGCAATATGACGAACTGCCCGAAACGACGGCGAAGCTGATCCGCCAGTGGGTGGATGAGGGGCTGGTCAACATGGTCGGCGGCTGCTGCGGCACCACGCCCGCGCATATCGGCGCGGTGGCGAAGGCGCTGGCGGGGCAGAAGCCGCGCCAGGTGCCGGAACTGCCGGTGGTGACGCGGCTCGCGGGCCTGGAACCCATGCATATCGCGGCGTAA
- the metH gene encoding methionine synthase, with the protein MTETSPDLSRANFVNIGERTNVTGSAKFKKLIMAGDYAAAIDIARDQVENGAQIVDVNMDEGLLDAVEAMTTFLKLMTSEPDISRVPVMIDSSKWEVIEAGLKCVSGKPVVNSISMKEGEEAFLHHARLCMAYGAAVVVMAFDETGQADTKDRKVEICERAYKLLLSIDFPPEDIIFDPNIFAVATGIEEHNNYGVDFIEACREIKKRCPHVHISGGLSNFSFSFRGNEPVRRAMHSVFLYHAIPAGLDMAIVNAGQLDVYDAIDPALRKACEDVLLNSDPEAGERLVALAESYKGKDAAAEKASQEWRGWPVAKRLEHALVKGIDMYVVEDTEEARLAAEKPIQVIEGPLMDGMNVVGDLFGAGKMFLPQVVKSARVMKKAVAHLLPFIEAAKEPGAKGKGKIVMATVKGDVHDIGKNIVGVVLQCNGFEVIDLGVMVPWQDIIRAANENDADMIGLSGLITPSLDEMVTVAAEMQRAEMTMPLLIGGATTSRVHTALRIDPAFKGPVVHVLDASRAVGVATALVSETQKDDFVARTKDDYDHVRKAREGKGQSKLLDIEEARANAFEIDESLKPGKPRLPGVHRFPDWDLKDLRNYIDWTPFFRAWELAGNYPAILDDEVVGESATSLFNDAQAMLDRIVNEKWLTARGVAGLWPCRREGDDIIVHVEDEKHVTLPMLRQQIAKREGRANMCLADFISHDGDWMGGFAVSIHGIEPHLARFKNAIDDYSDILLKALADRLAEAFAERLHHYVRTALWGYAEGEQLTNEALIKEQYRGIRPAPGYPACPEHSLKPLLFDMLDAHHATGISLTESFAMLPTAAVSGFYFGHPQAEYFGVARIGRDQLEDYARRRGVDLETAERWLRPNLD; encoded by the coding sequence ATGACTGAGACCTCCCCCGATCTTTCCCGCGCCAATTTCGTCAACATCGGCGAACGCACCAACGTCACCGGATCGGCCAAGTTCAAGAAGCTGATCATGGCGGGCGACTATGCCGCGGCCATCGACATCGCCCGCGATCAGGTGGAGAACGGCGCGCAGATCGTCGACGTCAACATGGACGAGGGCCTGCTCGACGCGGTCGAGGCGATGACGACCTTCCTCAAGCTCATGACGTCGGAACCGGACATCAGCCGGGTTCCGGTGATGATCGACTCCTCCAAATGGGAAGTGATCGAGGCGGGCCTGAAATGCGTCAGCGGCAAGCCGGTCGTGAACTCCATCAGCATGAAGGAGGGCGAAGAGGCCTTCCTGCATCACGCCCGCCTCTGCATGGCCTATGGCGCGGCGGTGGTCGTCATGGCGTTCGACGAGACCGGCCAGGCCGACACCAAGGACCGCAAGGTCGAGATTTGCGAACGCGCCTACAAGCTGCTGCTGTCCATCGACTTCCCGCCGGAGGACATCATCTTCGACCCCAATATCTTCGCCGTGGCGACCGGGATCGAGGAGCACAATAATTACGGCGTAGACTTCATCGAGGCCTGTCGGGAGATCAAGAAGCGCTGCCCGCACGTCCATATTTCGGGCGGCCTGTCGAACTTCTCCTTCTCCTTCCGCGGCAATGAGCCGGTGCGGCGGGCGATGCATTCGGTCTTCCTCTACCACGCCATTCCCGCCGGCCTCGACATGGCCATCGTCAACGCCGGCCAGCTAGACGTCTATGACGCCATCGACCCGGCGCTGCGCAAGGCGTGCGAGGATGTGCTGCTGAACAGCGATCCCGAAGCGGGCGAGCGGCTGGTGGCGCTGGCCGAAAGCTACAAGGGCAAGGACGCCGCCGCCGAAAAGGCTTCGCAGGAATGGCGCGGCTGGCCGGTCGCCAAGCGGCTGGAACATGCGCTGGTCAAGGGCATCGACATGTATGTGGTCGAGGATACGGAGGAAGCCCGCCTCGCCGCCGAAAAGCCCATCCAGGTGATCGAAGGCCCGCTGATGGACGGCATGAACGTGGTCGGCGACCTGTTCGGCGCGGGCAAGATGTTCCTGCCGCAGGTCGTCAAGTCCGCCCGCGTCATGAAGAAGGCGGTCGCGCACCTCCTCCCCTTCATCGAGGCGGCGAAGGAACCGGGCGCGAAGGGGAAGGGCAAGATCGTGATGGCGACGGTCAAGGGCGACGTCCACGACATCGGCAAGAATATCGTCGGCGTCGTGCTCCAGTGCAACGGCTTCGAGGTGATCGACCTGGGCGTCATGGTGCCGTGGCAGGACATCATCAGGGCCGCGAACGAGAATGACGCCGACATGATCGGCCTGTCGGGCCTCATCACCCCCTCGCTGGACGAGATGGTGACGGTCGCGGCGGAAATGCAGCGGGCGGAAATGACCATGCCGCTGCTGATCGGCGGCGCGACGACATCGCGGGTGCATACCGCGCTGCGCATCGATCCCGCGTTCAAGGGGCCGGTGGTCCATGTGCTGGACGCCAGCCGGGCGGTGGGCGTGGCGACGGCGCTGGTGTCCGAAACGCAGAAGGATGATTTCGTCGCCAGGACCAAGGACGATTACGACCATGTCCGCAAGGCGCGCGAGGGCAAGGGGCAGAGCAAGCTGCTCGACATCGAGGAAGCGCGGGCCAACGCCTTCGAGATCGATGAGAGCCTGAAACCCGGCAAGCCCCGCCTGCCCGGCGTCCACCGCTTCCCGGACTGGGACTTGAAGGATCTGCGCAACTATATCGACTGGACGCCCTTCTTCCGCGCCTGGGAACTGGCGGGCAATTATCCCGCGATCCTGGACGACGAGGTGGTCGGCGAAAGCGCGACCAGCCTGTTCAACGACGCGCAGGCGATGCTGGACCGCATCGTCAACGAGAAGTGGCTGACGGCGCGGGGCGTGGCGGGCCTGTGGCCGTGCCGCCGGGAGGGCGACGACATCATCGTCCATGTCGAGGATGAGAAACATGTCACCCTGCCGATGCTGCGCCAGCAGATCGCCAAGCGTGAGGGCAGGGCCAATATGTGCCTCGCCGACTTCATCAGCCATGACGGCGACTGGATGGGCGGTTTCGCCGTGTCGATCCACGGCATCGAGCCGCATCTGGCCCGCTTCAAGAACGCCATCGACGATTATTCGGACATATTGCTCAAGGCGCTGGCCGACCGTCTGGCCGAAGCCTTCGCCGAGCGGCTGCACCATTATGTCCGCACCGCGCTCTGGGGCTATGCGGAGGGCGAGCAGCTCACCAACGAGGCGCTGATCAAGGAACAATATCGCGGCATCCGCCCCGCGCCGGGCTATCCCGCCTGTCCGGAACATAGCCTGAAACCGCTGCTGTTCGACATGCTGGACGCGCATCACGCGACCGGGATTTCGTTGACGGAGAGCTTCGCGATGCTGCCGACGGCGGCGGTCAGCGGCTTCTATTTCGGGCACCCGCAGGCCGAATATTTCGGCGTGGCGCGGATCGGGCGCGACCAGTTGGAGGATTACGCCCGGCGGCGCGGGGTGGACCTGGAAACGGCGGAACGCTGGCTGCGGCCCAATCTGGACTGA
- a CDS encoding nucleoside deaminase, with the protein MPSPFPLPEPMRRALDLARAAADAGEVPIGAVVTLDGRIIGEGENRNRRDNDPTAHAEMVAIRAAAAHLGDFRLAGCDLWVTLEPCAMCAGAISHARIARLYYAAADPKGGAIEQGPRFFTQPQCLHRPEVYGGLAQAEASTLLRDFFLARR; encoded by the coding sequence ATGCCTTCCCCCTTTCCCCTGCCCGAACCGATGCGGCGCGCGCTGGACCTGGCCCGCGCCGCCGCCGACGCGGGCGAAGTGCCGATCGGCGCGGTCGTCACCCTGGACGGCCGGATCATCGGGGAGGGGGAAAATCGCAACCGGCGCGACAATGACCCCACGGCCCATGCCGAAATGGTCGCGATCCGCGCCGCGGCGGCCCATCTGGGCGACTTCCGCCTCGCCGGATGCGACCTGTGGGTGACGCTGGAACCGTGCGCCATGTGCGCCGGCGCGATCTCCCACGCCCGCATCGCCCGCCTCTATTATGCCGCGGCGGACCCCAAGGGCGGCGCGATCGAACAGGGACCGCGTTTCTTCACCCAACCGCAATGCCTGCACCGGCCGGAAGTCTATGGCGGCCTGGCGCAGGCCGAGGCATCAACGCTGCTGCGGGATTTTTTTCTCGCCCGGCGCTGA